The stretch of DNA AGCTGCATAATCCGAAAAGTTGACGCCACTACCGGAATTATTACTACCGTGGCAGGCGATACAAATGGATATTTTTGGGGAGATGGGATCGCCGCCACATCGTCTAAACTAGATTCTCCATACGGGGTAGCCATAGATGCAACCGGAAATATATATATAGCGGATGAAGGAAACAACAGAATTCGTAAGGTAACCGCTGCCACCGGAATTATTTCCACCGTGGCAGGAAACGGCATTGGAGGCTACTCGGGTGATGGCGACGCCGCAACCTCGGCTGAGATGAATCGTCCAGGCGGGGTAGCTTTAGATGCAGCCGGAAATTTATACATAGCGGATATTGGAAATAACAGAATACGAAAAGTTGACGCCACTTCAGGAATTATAACTACCGTGGCAGGAAATGGCACTCAAGGTTACTCGGGTGATGGAGACGCTGCCACATCGGCTCAGCTAGCTTGGCCATACGGGGTAGCCATAGATGCAGCCGGAAATTTGTACATAGCGGATTACTTTAATTACAGAATTCGAAAAGTTGACGCTGCTACCGGAGTGATTACCACCGTAGCAGGAAATGGCACTCAAGGCTACTCGGGTGATGGAGACGCTGCCACATCGGCTCAGTTAGCTTGGCCAACCGGGGTAGCCGTAGATGTAGCTGGGAATTTATTTATTGCGGATAAAAATAACCAAAGAATACGAAAAGTTGACGCTGCTACCGGAGTGATTACCACCGTGGCAGGAAATGGCACTTACGGCTACTCGGGTGATGGGGGCCCCGCCACATCGGCTCAGCTAAATTTTCCATACGGGATGGCCGTAGATGCAGCCGGGGATTTGTACATAGCGGACAGACAAAACAACAGAATTCGAAAAGTTGACGCTGCCACCGGAACTATTACAACCATTGCAGGCAATAACTTTGGTGGCTACTGGGGTGATGTAGGTGCCGCCACATCAATTTCGCTAAATTATCCATCAAGCGTAGCCCTAGATGCAGCCGGAAATTTGTTTATTGCAGATGAAGGAAACAACAGAATCCGAAAAGTTGTATTTTCACCTTCTGGTATAGGCACAGTAGATGTAGAACAGTTTATTAATGTTTTTCCCAACCCTACCACCTGCACAATAACCATATCGGGCTTATCGGAACTTTCAAAAGGGAGCGCCATCTACCTGCACATTATGGATGTATCGGGTAAAATAGTCCTAACAAAAAAGGTGGATAGCCCTACTGGTTCTGAGACTATCGATACGGGCTCCCTTGCGCCTGGAGTCTACCTAATCAGCATACAAACCGATACCCAAAGGGTAGCGAAACGCTTTGTAAAGCAGTAGTTCACTGCTCATTTCTTTGGTAAAGGAGAGCCTTCAGTTTACTGGAGGCTCTCCTTTGTATTTAGGCTACTTGATTTAATAATAATATTCTCCAAACGATGACCCAAGATGTTGCTTCAGCCTACTTAAGGCCGAAGCCGAGCAAAAAGAAGGACAATACAACCAGCAGCTAGTACCGGAAGGTTTCGGCGATGGTGCTGCAGAGCAGTTGGCAGGTCTCCTCGTCCATCACACCCAACTTTTTAGTGAGCCGAGCCTTGTCAACGCTTCGTATTTGGTCTA from Williamwhitmania sp. encodes:
- a CDS encoding T9SS type A sorting domain-containing protein, which codes for MKIFLLTTLGLIIGISSQSQTITTVAGGGVGDGLSAITVPISPSSIAVDASGNIYIIDGNLSVTYGNNRIRKINATTGIITTVAGNGALGYSGDGSAATSAALSDPCGIAVDKFGNLYIAESLNERIRKVNAATGIITTVAGNGTQGYSGDGSAATSAQLDNPNGVAVDAAGNLYIADGNNNRIRKVNVTTGIITTVAGNGNQGYSGDGGAATSAQLAIAYQSGLAVDAAGNIYIADCYNNRIRKVNAATKIITTVAGNGTQGYSGDGGAATSAQLDWPWGVAVDASGNIYIADEVNNRIRKVTAATGIITTVAGNGTWGYSGDGGAATSAEMSGPTGVALNATGNLYIVDHGSCIIRKVDATTGIITTVAGDTNGYFWGDGIAATSSKLDSPYGVAIDATGNIYIADEGNNRIRKVTAATGIISTVAGNGIGGYSGDGDAATSAEMNRPGGVALDAAGNLYIADIGNNRIRKVDATSGIITTVAGNGTQGYSGDGDAATSAQLAWPYGVAIDAAGNLYIADYFNYRIRKVDAATGVITTVAGNGTQGYSGDGDAATSAQLAWPTGVAVDVAGNLFIADKNNQRIRKVDAATGVITTVAGNGTYGYSGDGGPATSAQLNFPYGMAVDAAGDLYIADRQNNRIRKVDAATGTITTIAGNNFGGYWGDVGAATSISLNYPSSVALDAAGNLFIADEGNNRIRKVVFSPSGIGTVDVEQFINVFPNPTTCTITISGLSELSKGSAIYLHIMDVSGKIVLTKKVDSPTGSETIDTGSLAPGVYLISIQTDTQRVAKRFVKQ